In Pseudanabaenaceae cyanobacterium SKYG29, the DNA window AGCTTTTTTGCACTGGCAACTGGGGTTCCTGCGCCTCACCCATCACCTCCCCCACTTGGGCTAGCGCCGTTTCCCCAAATACCGCCGACTCAAAGCGATAGTATTTGAATTCCAAGAGATTGTGGGAGGGGTCAGCCAGAAAGAAAGTGCGATGCTCTAGGGGCGTGTCAGGGAAGCGTACCTTGGGACGGACATAGAAGGGCAAGCGTTTTTCATGCACCCGCTCTAGGAGTGCCAGCCAGTTCCGTTCCGCCTGAAACACTACGCCAAAATGCCTGGGATAGATACCCTGCTGGGGTGGGGGCAATTCGTCTACCACATGGGCAACTAGCTGGTGACCGTAGAGGCTGAGAATAATACAACGATCGTTCTCCCTGCCCGCGAGACAGCCCAACCCGTCCACATAGAACTTTTTCGTAGAGGGAATATCTTTAACAGGGAAGGCAAGGTGAAACAGCACTTGGGTCATGGCACTCTAACATCAGTTTGGTTCGTTTCAGTTTATCGGAAATAGGGATGGGGTATTTACCATTAAAGCATGCTGTGCAGAAACGATCGGGATCAGTTTGGGTGGCTTGTAACATGCCTGCTTCACTAAGATAGGCAAGGGAATCTACGCCTAGGGTAGTGGCGATTTCTGCTAGACTCTGGCGGGCGGCAATTAGTTGGTCTTGGGAGTCCGTATCAATGCCGTAGAAACAGGGGTGGGTCACGGGGGGGGAAGAGATGCGCATATGGACTTCTATGGCTCCCCCTTCCCGCAGGGTCTGCACAATTTTACGGCTAGTCGTACCCCGCACAATGGAATCATCTACCACCACAACCCGCTTCCCCTGGAGGACATCCTTGAGGGGGTTCAATTTCATCCTAATGCCTGTCTCCCGCATGGACTGAGTGGGTTGGATAAAAGTGCGCCCCACATAGCGATTCTTAATCAGCCCCTCTCCGTAGGGAATGCCACTAGTTTGGGCAAAGCCAATGGCAGCAGGAATCCCTGAATCTGGTACCCCAATCACTAAGTCTGCCTCTACAGGGGCTTCCTTTGCCAAAACACTGCCTAAACGCATACGGTAGGTATACAAACTCTCCGCCTCTACCAGGCTGTCAGGACGAGCAAAGTAAATTAACTCAAAAATACAGAGCTTAGGGTTGGCTTCTGACCATCGGTAAATCTGCATCCCCTCCCCATCCAGCCAAATTAACTCCCCTGGCTCCACCGATCGGACAAATTCTGCGCCAATAATATCCAGCCCGCAGGTCTCCGAGGCAATTACCCACTTCTGCTCTCCCAAGGTGCCAATTACCAAAGGGCGTACCCCATAACTGTCCCGCACTGCCATAATCCCCTGGGGTGTACCGATCGCTAAACTGAATGCTCCTTGACAGCGCTGCACGCCCGCAATTGTCCCCTTGATCCAGTCTCTCGTTTCGCTCACCCCCGCCGCAATTGCCCACCCGATCGCTTCTGAATCAGAGGAAGAACTTAGGGTAAAACCTTGGGCAGCTAACTCGGAACGTAGTTCCAGAGCATTGACCAAATTGCCGTTATGGGCTAGAGCCACATCACCGAGGGGGGTAGGAATAACTACAGGCTGGGCATTACAAATTTGGCTAGAACCTGTCGTGGAATAGCGGTTGTGACCAATGGCAATGTGACCTGGTAAGTCCGCTAGGATAGCTTCATTGAAAATTTGAGACACTAGTCCCATGGCTTTATAGGTATGACTCCCTCCTTGTGAGTCAAAGGTAGTGATTCCCGCTGATTCTTGACCGCGATGCTGGAGGGCATATAGTCCAAAATAAGTCAATTTAGCTACTGGTTCATTGACGGCATAAATACCAAA includes these proteins:
- a CDS encoding VOC family protein; translated protein: MTQVLFHLAFPVKDIPSTKKFYVDGLGCLAGRENDRCIILSLYGHQLVAHVVDELPPPQQGIYPRHFGVVFQAERNWLALLERVHEKRLPFYVRPKVRFPDTPLEHRTFFLADPSHNLLEFKYYRFESAVFGETALAQVGEVMGEAQEPQLPVQKS
- the purF gene encoding amidophosphoribosyltransferase; the encoded protein is MSLENEDRYSSDPVELKEACGVFGIYAVNEPVAKLTYFGLYALQHRGQESAGITTFDSQGGSHTYKAMGLVSQIFNEAILADLPGHIAIGHNRYSTTGSSQICNAQPVVIPTPLGDVALAHNGNLVNALELRSELAAQGFTLSSSSDSEAIGWAIAAGVSETRDWIKGTIAGVQRCQGAFSLAIGTPQGIMAVRDSYGVRPLVIGTLGEQKWVIASETCGLDIIGAEFVRSVEPGELIWLDGEGMQIYRWSEANPKLCIFELIYFARPDSLVEAESLYTYRMRLGSVLAKEAPVEADLVIGVPDSGIPAAIGFAQTSGIPYGEGLIKNRYVGRTFIQPTQSMRETGIRMKLNPLKDVLQGKRVVVVDDSIVRGTTSRKIVQTLREGGAIEVHMRISSPPVTHPCFYGIDTDSQDQLIAARQSLAEIATTLGVDSLAYLSEAGMLQATQTDPDRFCTACFNGKYPIPISDKLKRTKLMLECHDPSAVSPCLPC